One genomic region from Antedon mediterranea chromosome 3, ecAntMedi1.1, whole genome shotgun sequence encodes:
- the LOC140043264 gene encoding uncharacterized protein, with translation MDLTKIVDAGKALGLDGVELREFVEKREEAAREREERALEREERNREREERNREREEKEQNRDKEERERREVLEKEERERREVLERDEAERKKASEEKERVNERVKEAENQAYLIEMRRLEIQLEQEKNRARPGGRVLPNPESRVKASKPKLPPFHDRTDDLDAYLKRFERYATSQEWKESEWPVNLSALLTGKALEVYSRLSSAEVNDYKLLKLALLKRFQLTADGFRHKLRTAKPEHGESGVQFAARLSNYLDRWIDLAEGEKTFQGLKDLLLREQFTDGCGKDLALFLRERQPKTIQAMAEIAEQYLEARGGLFGKPIEFKQKEPNSPQLSSNNVPSTSSAQSPSSFRSPTCFICHRVGHLARNCRVSTMYKPNSPPKCYRCLKTGHIARNCRQDANSCAGLSTSPQKESDCQKCTKQHECKAKGEIPDVGASMVTKMSESLNQCCINNDGDRVTLQCGHCLPIMTAALNNSISKMPVYTGCVGSRCVSVLCDSGCSGVVVKKDLVSAEQLTGKEKTCVLIDGTVRNLPVALIQVNTPFFSGNTYALCMNNPIYDLILGNIAGVRAPGNPDPTWTERNLQGCSVVTRSQANNMDKPFRTLKTTEIHQQIITAVTMKTAQQQDVSLAKFKDLAEKQTTTSHV, from the coding sequence ATGGATCTCACTAAAATTGTTGACGCAGGAAAAGCGTTGGGGTTAGATGGAGTGGAATTAAGAGAGTTTGTGGAAAAGAGAGAGGAAGCTGCcagagagagagaagagagagcaCTAGAGAGAGAAGAAAGAAACCGGGAGAGAGAAGAAAGAAACAGGGAGAGAGAAGAAAAAGAGCAAAACAGAGACAaggaagagagagagagaagagaggtactagagaaggaagagagagagagaagagaggTGCTAGAGAGGGACGAAGCAGAGAGAAAAAAAGCGAGTGAAGAAAAAGAGAGAGTAAATGAAAGAGTGAAAGAAGCTGAAAATCAGGCCTATCTCATAGAAATGCGAAGGTTAGAAATCCAATTAGAGCAAGAAAAGAATCGGGCACGGCCAGGTGGTAGAGTATTACCCAATCCTGAGTCACGGGTTAAGGCCAGTAAACCTAAATTACCCCCTTTCCATGACCGAACAGATGACCTAGATGCCTATCTGAAAAGGTTTGAACGGTATGCGACTAGTCAGGAGTGGAAAGAAAGTGAGTGGCCGGTTAACTTAAGTGCCCTACTAACTGGGAAAGCTCTCGAAGTTTATTCCAGGTTGTCTTCAGCTGAAGTTAATGATTACAAACTGTTGAAATTGGCtcttctaaaacggtttcagtTAACCGCCGATGGATTTCGACATAAGTTACGAACAGCCAAGCCCGAACACGGGGAAAGCGGTGTGCAGTTCGCTGCAAGGTTAAGCAATTATCTGGATAGGTGGATTGACCTAGCAGAGGGAGAGAAAACCTTTCAAGGGTTAAAAGATTTATTGCTGCGAGAGCAATTTACTGATGGGTGTGGGAAGGACCTTGCCCTGTTCCTAAGGGAACGTCAACCGAAAACGATACAAGCGATGGCTGAAATTGCTGAACAATATTTGGAAGCCCGTGGGGGGTTATTTGGTAAACCAATAGAGTTTAAACAAAAGGAGCCGAATTCCCCTCAACTTTCCTCTAATAATGTTCCCAGTACATCCTCAGCACAAAGCCCTTCTAGTTTCCGTAGTCCAACTTGTTTTATATGCCATCGTGTAGGTCACTTAGCTAGAAATTGCAGAGTTTCAACTATGTATAAACCAAACTCTCCTCCAAAATGTTACCGATGCTTAAAAACAGGACATATTGCCAGAAATTGTAGACAGGACGCCAACAGTTGCGCTGGGTTGTCTACTTCACCACAAAAAGAGTCTGATTGCCAAAAATGTACAAAACAACACGAATGTAAAGCCAAAGGAGAAATTCCCGATGTGGGTGCCAGTATGGTTACAAAAATGTCAGAATCTTTAAATCAATGTTGTATCAATAATGATGGTGATAGGGTCACTCTTCAATGTGGGCACTGTCTTCCAATTATGACAGCGGCTCTAAATAATTCAATTAGTAAAATGCCCGTTTATACAGGCTGTGTCGGGTCACGCTGCGTCTCTGTTctttgtgacagtggctgtagTGGGGTGGTTGTAAAGAAAGATCTGGTATCAGCCGAACAACTTACTGGTAAGGAGAAAACCTGTGTGCTGATTGACGGCACGGTCCGCAACCTACCGGTTGCATTAATACAGGTTAATACACCATTTTTTTCAGGAAATACGTATGCACTATGTATGAATAACCCTATTTATGACTTGATATTAGGTAATATTGCAGGAGTACGAGCACCAGGAAATCCAGATCCCACATGGACAGAGCGGA